In Phalacrocorax carbo chromosome 29, bPhaCar2.1, whole genome shotgun sequence, the sequence ggcggcggcggcggcggccatggcggcgctgcggggcggcggtgcggggccgcgcggggccgaggcggcggcggcggcggcggcgggcggcggcgccggggccggggccggggccgggccggggggcgcggcggggggcggcgagGCGGGCCCGGCCTACGGCAACGGcgtgggggcggcggcggggcaggaggaggcggcggggcccggcgagccccgcggggggaggggcgggcgcggagcggcggggggagggggcgcgggggggggcagggaggggggcgcggggggagggggcggcgcggggggcgcggggggagccGGGCCCGGGGGAAccgccggagccgccgccgccgccccgcacccgCCGCACGAAGCCGCCGAGGAGTTGGAGGAGgaggcggggctgggggagggggacccGGGGGACTCCGCCATCGAGGACCCGGTGagttggggcgggggggggcgaggGTCCTGGGGCACGTGGGGGAAGAGCTGAGGGGGAGGGGTGCCCGGGTCACGTGGCGGGGTTGGGGGTCCTGGGTCacgtggggggtggggagggggttccGGGTCAcgtggggggccggggagggggcttgGGTCACGTGGTGTttggggaggctgagggtgggggGTGTTTGGGGTCCCATAGGGGGGTGCTGGATCACGTGGGAGGGcgctggggggagggggcttgGGTCACGTGGTGGTTGGGGGGCTGAGGGTGGGGGGTGTTTGGGGTCCCATAGGGGGGTCctgggtcccggggggggtccTTGGGGTCCCATAGGGGGGTCCGGTGTCACGTGACTGACCCCAGGCTCACACGGGGGGGGTCTTTGGGGTCCCATGGGGGGGTCCTGGGACACGCTGGGGGGTCTCGGGGgtgacgggggggggggtgtcttgGGGGTCACGTGACAGGGttgggggtcccatgggggtGTCCCAGGTGActtggaggggggggggggttcagGGTTGCCTGAGCGGCTCCAGGGTCacatggggcagggggggctCTTTGGGGTCCCGGGGTGGGGTccggggtgtggggaggggggtgtggggagggggtgccgCCCTTTGACCCCctccccctgcgccccccccaGGAGCTGGAGGCCATCAAGGCCCGGGTGCGGGAGATGGAGGAAGAGGCGGAAAAGCTCAAAGAGCTCCAGAACGAAGTGGAGAAACAAATGAACATGAGCCCCCCCCCGGGCAACGGTGAGAcccccggcggggctgggggggggcgggagggccgcggggaccccccccagccccccattgagccccccgacccctcccctcccgcagCCGGCCCGGTCATCATGTCCTTGGAGGAGAAGATGGAGGCGGACGCTCGCTCCATCTACGTGGGCAACGTGAgtttggggggggtttgggggggtcgcgcccccccccagcccccggtgctcacccccgccccccctccccacggctGCAGGTGGACTATGGGGCGACGGCGGAGGAGCTGGAGGCCCATTTCCACGGCTGCGGCTCCGTCAACCGCGTCACCATCCTGTGCGACAAGTACAGCGGCCACCCCAAGGGGTgagagggggctgggggggacgcggcggggtggggggcgcgggggacCCCCGGAGCCCCCCAACCACCCTCCTGCGATCCCCCTTTAGCTTCGCCTACATCGAGTTCTCCGACAAGGAGTCGGTGCGGACGTCGATGGCGCTTGACGAGTCCCTCTTCCGTGGGCGGCAGATCAAGGTGGGTGGGCGCAGGGTGAGGGTGGGGCGGGGGTCGCGGCGCCCCCCACCCGCccctcacaccccccccccccctcccccaggtcATCCCCAAACGCACCAACCGACCCGGCATCAGCACGACGGACCGGGGCTTCCCCCGGGCCCGGtaccggggccgcggcggcggctaCAGCGCGACCCGCGCCCGCTTCTACAGCGGCTACAGCCGCCCGCGCGGGCGGGCCTACAGgtgggcggggggctgggggcgctcTGGGGGCGGCTGGGGCTCCTCCCGGGGGGTTTGAGGGGTGTTGGGGCCCTCCGGGGTGGGCTGTGAGGGGTCCAGGGGGTCTCTGGGACGTGGTCGGGGTCTCTGGGGTGGGCtgtgaggggtcctggggggctccGGGATGTGGTCGGGGTCTGTGGGGTGGGCtgtgaggggtcctgggggctCCGGGACGTGGTtggggtctgtggggtgggCTGTGAGGGGTCGTGGGGGCTCTGGGACGTGGTtggggtctgtggggtgggCTGTGAGGGGTCGTGGGGGTCTCCGGGACGTGGTCGGG encodes:
- the PABPN1 gene encoding polyadenylate-binding protein 2, whose protein sequence is MAALRGGGAGPRGAEAAAAAAAGGGAGAGAGAGPGGAAGGGEAGPAYGNGVGAAAGQEEAAGPGEPRGGRGGRGAAGGGGAGGGREGGAGGGGGAGGAGGAGPGGTAGAAAAAPHPPHEAAEELEEEAGLGEGDPGDSAIEDPELEAIKARVREMEEEAEKLKELQNEVEKQMNMSPPPGNAGPVIMSLEEKMEADARSIYVGNVDYGATAEELEAHFHGCGSVNRVTILCDKYSGHPKGFAYIEFSDKESVRTSMALDESLFRGRQIKVIPKRTNRPGISTTDRGFPRARYRGRGGGYSATRARFYSGYSRPRGRAYRGRARATSWYSPY